A genomic stretch from Thermococcus sp. includes:
- the rpiA gene encoding ribose-5-phosphate isomerase RpiA — MEELKRAVAKEALNFIEDDMVVGLGTGSTTAYFIKYLGKLIMDGELEDVYGLPTSYQARLLAIENGIPTLGLDEVDAIDVAVDGADEVDPNLNLIKGRGAALTMEKIVEYRAGTFLVLVDESKLVERLGQKMPVPIEVIPAAWRAIAEELEVFNADAELRMGDKKDGPIVTDNGNFILDAKFHRIDDPLDLEIELNTIPGVVENGIFADIADLVLVGTKEGVKKLER; from the coding sequence ATGGAAGAGCTGAAACGGGCCGTTGCGAAGGAGGCATTGAATTTCATCGAGGACGACATGGTGGTTGGGCTTGGTACCGGTTCAACTACCGCGTACTTCATAAAGTACTTGGGAAAGCTCATCATGGACGGGGAGCTTGAGGATGTCTACGGTCTTCCCACCTCTTATCAGGCAAGGCTGCTCGCGATCGAGAACGGCATCCCAACACTCGGACTCGATGAGGTCGATGCGATAGACGTGGCCGTTGACGGTGCCGACGAGGTTGACCCCAATCTGAACCTGATCAAAGGACGTGGTGCCGCGCTCACGATGGAGAAAATTGTCGAGTACCGTGCCGGCACGTTCCTCGTTCTTGTGGATGAGAGCAAGCTCGTTGAACGGCTGGGTCAGAAGATGCCCGTCCCTATAGAGGTTATTCCCGCAGCGTGGCGCGCTATAGCGGAGGAGCTTGAGGTTTTTAACGCCGACGCGGAACTTAGAATGGGAGACAAAAAGGATGGTCCGATAGTCACGGACAACGGCAATTTCATCTTGGACGCCAAGTTCCACAGAATAGACGATCCTCTCGACCTGGAGATAGAGCTGAATACCATCCCCGGAGTGGTCGAGAACGGGATATTCGCGGACATTGCGGACCTCGTCCTCGTGGGAACCAAAGAAGGGGTCAAAAAGCTTGAACGGTGA
- a CDS encoding pyridoxal-phosphate dependent enzyme: MRLRCPFCGRTYSSLIPPTCSCGEPLVMEYDYESIDTSRWEHRRMGVWRYRELLPDVHEIISLYEGGTPLIRAKLGDELGLRVFIKDETRNPTGSFRDRLVTVAVSYGLPHAGNGFIVASNGNAAASLAAYAARAGKEAYTVVPKLIEGSKLAQIVAFGAKVIRYGESVDEGISYAEGLAEGRGLYNVTPESNIVGLEGQKTLAFELWEELNPTHVIVPTGSGSNLYSIYKGFSELLRIGAIEEVPKLIAVQAEQCSPIASEVLGVEPKAEPTRALALYVKNPFMKELAVGAVEESEGTAVLVGEDELDLGARLLAREGVFAEYASSVVVPALMELAESGYFERDDRIALVVTSCGLKGMGAEGTGRERFTVGGTKLDILRLLKERSMYGYEIWEALERTLKYQAVYQHLRELEGLGLIEESNRRGRRVYYTLTEKGRRFLEALFL; this comes from the coding sequence ATGCGGCTCAGGTGCCCTTTCTGTGGGAGGACCTACTCCTCCCTAATCCCACCAACCTGCTCCTGTGGGGAGCCCCTTGTCATGGAGTACGATTACGAATCGATAGATACCTCCCGATGGGAACACCGAAGGATGGGTGTTTGGAGGTACAGGGAGCTCCTCCCCGATGTGCATGAGATAATCAGCCTGTATGAGGGGGGAACCCCCCTTATCCGTGCCAAGCTTGGAGACGAGCTTGGTCTTAGGGTGTTTATCAAGGACGAGACTAGGAACCCAACAGGGTCCTTCAGGGATCGACTGGTGACCGTTGCCGTTTCCTACGGCCTTCCTCACGCCGGTAATGGTTTTATTGTGGCAAGTAACGGAAACGCGGCTGCCTCTTTAGCAGCTTACGCTGCCCGTGCCGGAAAGGAAGCCTACACCGTAGTCCCGAAACTTATAGAAGGCAGTAAACTGGCCCAGATAGTGGCGTTTGGCGCCAAGGTTATTCGCTACGGTGAGAGTGTTGATGAGGGTATAAGCTACGCTGAGGGACTTGCTGAGGGCAGGGGGCTCTACAACGTGACTCCTGAAAGCAACATCGTGGGTCTGGAGGGACAGAAGACCCTCGCTTTTGAGCTGTGGGAGGAGCTAAACCCAACACACGTTATAGTGCCCACCGGAAGCGGTAGCAACCTTTATAGCATCTACAAGGGGTTTAGCGAGCTTCTTCGTATCGGCGCAATTGAGGAGGTTCCAAAGCTGATTGCAGTTCAGGCCGAGCAATGTTCCCCAATAGCGAGCGAGGTTCTTGGGGTGGAGCCGAAGGCCGAACCGACGCGGGCTCTTGCCCTTTACGTCAAGAACCCCTTCATGAAGGAACTTGCGGTCGGGGCTGTTGAGGAGAGTGAAGGCACGGCGGTTCTGGTTGGCGAGGATGAACTGGATCTCGGCGCTAGACTCCTCGCCAGGGAGGGCGTGTTCGCGGAGTACGCCTCCAGTGTGGTTGTCCCCGCCCTGATGGAGCTCGCCGAAAGTGGGTATTTTGAACGGGATGACAGGATAGCCCTTGTGGTTACGAGTTGCGGTCTTAAGGGCATGGGAGCCGAGGGGACGGGTAGAGAGAGGTTCACGGTAGGGGGTACGAAACTGGACATCCTCCGGCTGTTGAAAGAACGCAGCATGTACGGTTATGAGATATGGGAGGCCCTTGAGAGAACCCTTAAGTACCAGGCCGTTTATCAGCATCTCCGTGAGCTTGAGGGTCTCGGACTTATAGAAGAGTCCAACCGGAGGGGGAGGCGGGTTTACTACACGCTCACCGAGAAGGGGCGCCGCTTCCTTGAGGCTCTCTTCCTCTAA
- a CDS encoding beta-CASP ribonuclease aCPSF1: MIRRETFVDDILRDIKEVISQMVPPEARITDVEFEGPELVIYVRNPEAIMQDGELIKNLAKVLKKRISVRPDPDVLLPPERAEEMIKELVPGEAEITNISFDPSVGEVIIEARKPGLVIGKNGETLRFITQKVHWAPRVVRTPPLQSQTIYSIRQILQAESKDRRKFLRQVGRTIYRKSETKSEWIRITGLGGFREVGRSSLLVQTNESYVLVDFGVNIAALRDPKKAFPHFDAPEFRYVLDAGLLDAIIITHAHLDHCGMLPYLFRFNLFDGPIYTTPPTRDLMVLLQKDFIEIQKMNGVEPLYRPRDIKEVIKHTITLDYGEVRDIAPDMRLTLHNAGHILGSSIVHLHIGNGLHNIAITGDFKFIPTRLFEPAVSRFPRLETLVMESTYGSSNDYQMPREEAEKRLIEVIHETIKRRRGKVLIPAMAVGRAQEIMMVLEEYARIGGLEVPIYLDGMIWEATAIHTAYPEYLSRHLREQIFHEGYNPFLNPIFKPVANSRERQGIIDSEEPAIIIATSGMLVGGPSVEYFKQLASDPRNTMIFVSYQAEGTLGRQIQRGLREIPLVGEDGKTEVIPVNLQVQTIDGFSGHADRRELVSYVARLRPRPERVITVHGEAHKCLDLSTSIHKKFGLSTRAPNNLDAIRLK, encoded by the coding sequence TTGATACGCAGGGAAACTTTTGTGGATGACATTCTCAGGGACATCAAAGAGGTCATATCGCAGATGGTTCCTCCCGAGGCCAGGATAACCGACGTGGAGTTCGAGGGGCCCGAACTGGTTATCTACGTTAGGAACCCTGAGGCAATAATGCAGGACGGGGAGCTAATAAAGAACCTGGCAAAAGTTCTGAAAAAGAGGATAAGTGTCCGTCCGGATCCGGACGTCCTTCTGCCTCCTGAAAGGGCGGAGGAGATGATAAAAGAGCTCGTGCCCGGGGAGGCTGAGATAACTAACATAAGCTTCGATCCGTCCGTCGGGGAGGTTATAATAGAGGCGAGGAAGCCTGGTCTTGTAATAGGTAAGAACGGCGAGACCCTGAGGTTCATAACCCAGAAAGTCCACTGGGCGCCGCGTGTTGTACGGACGCCGCCGCTTCAGAGCCAGACCATATACTCGATCAGGCAGATCCTCCAAGCGGAGAGCAAGGATAGACGGAAGTTCCTACGCCAGGTCGGCAGGACGATATACCGCAAGTCCGAGACCAAAAGTGAGTGGATACGCATAACGGGACTTGGGGGCTTCCGTGAGGTTGGCAGAAGTTCCCTTCTGGTTCAGACCAACGAGAGCTACGTTCTCGTTGACTTTGGTGTGAACATAGCGGCCCTGCGCGACCCCAAGAAGGCATTTCCACACTTCGATGCGCCGGAGTTCCGATACGTTCTTGATGCCGGCCTTCTGGACGCCATTATAATCACCCACGCCCACCTAGATCACTGTGGAATGCTCCCCTACCTCTTCAGGTTCAACCTCTTCGACGGCCCTATATACACAACGCCGCCTACCAGGGACCTTATGGTTTTGCTTCAGAAGGATTTCATTGAGATACAGAAGATGAACGGCGTTGAACCCCTCTACAGGCCGAGGGACATAAAGGAGGTCATCAAACATACCATAACCCTAGACTACGGTGAGGTTCGTGACATAGCCCCTGACATGAGGCTTACCCTTCACAACGCCGGCCACATACTCGGTTCATCGATAGTCCACCTTCACATAGGCAACGGACTGCACAACATAGCCATAACCGGCGACTTCAAGTTCATCCCGACGAGGCTCTTTGAGCCCGCCGTTAGTAGGTTCCCCCGCCTCGAGACCCTCGTCATGGAGTCCACGTACGGCAGCAGCAACGACTACCAGATGCCCCGTGAAGAGGCTGAGAAACGCCTTATAGAGGTAATCCATGAGACGATAAAAAGAAGAAGGGGGAAGGTGCTCATCCCCGCGATGGCCGTTGGTAGGGCGCAGGAGATAATGATGGTTCTCGAGGAGTACGCAAGGATAGGGGGCCTTGAGGTGCCAATATATCTAGACGGAATGATATGGGAGGCCACTGCCATACATACGGCTTATCCAGAATACCTCAGCAGACACCTCCGCGAGCAGATATTCCACGAGGGCTACAACCCCTTCCTTAACCCGATATTCAAGCCCGTCGCCAACAGCCGGGAGAGACAGGGCATCATAGACTCCGAGGAGCCCGCAATAATAATAGCGACCTCCGGCATGCTCGTCGGAGGGCCAAGCGTCGAGTACTTCAAACAGCTTGCCTCCGATCCAAGGAACACGATGATATTCGTAAGCTACCAGGCTGAGGGAACCCTTGGAAGGCAGATACAGCGCGGTCTGCGGGAGATACCCCTCGTGGGGGAGGACGGTAAGACCGAGGTTATACCTGTCAACCTTCAGGTCCAGACCATAGACGGTTTCTCCGGTCACGCCGACAGGAGGGAGCTGGTAAGCTACGTGGCTCGCTTGAGGCCGCGTCCAGAGAGGGTCATAACCGTTCACGGAGAGGCGCATAAATGTCTCGACCTATCGACCAGTATACACAAGAAGTTCGGTCTCTCAACCCGCGCCCCGAACAACCTCGATGCCATAAGGCTCAAATGA
- the psmB gene encoding archaeal proteasome endopeptidase complex subunit beta: MTEKLKGTTTVGIVCKDGAVLAADKRASYGNMVMSKGVTKVFQIDDHLALAGAGNVGDILSLVRLLRAESRLYRAKVGQEMGVRAIATLTANVLHNTRFAPYFGWFLIAGHDGKPALYSIDMAGGLTDDKFTAAGSGMEFAFAILEDGYRESMSLDEGVKLALKAVNTAMRRDVFTGDGVTLVTVTSEGYTELSGEEIAALLK, encoded by the coding sequence TTGACTGAAAAGCTAAAGGGAACGACTACGGTCGGCATTGTGTGTAAGGACGGCGCGGTGTTGGCGGCCGATAAGCGAGCATCGTACGGTAACATGGTCATGTCAAAGGGCGTTACCAAAGTCTTTCAGATAGACGACCATCTAGCCCTCGCGGGCGCTGGAAACGTCGGTGACATCCTCAGTCTTGTGCGCCTTTTGAGGGCGGAGAGCAGGCTCTACCGGGCAAAGGTTGGGCAGGAAATGGGCGTTAGGGCCATTGCCACTTTAACGGCCAATGTTCTCCATAACACCCGGTTTGCCCCTTACTTTGGGTGGTTCCTCATAGCGGGCCACGACGGAAAGCCCGCACTGTACTCGATAGACATGGCCGGTGGCCTGACGGACGATAAGTTCACCGCCGCCGGTTCTGGGATGGAGTTTGCGTTCGCTATTCTCGAAGACGGGTACAGAGAGAGCATGTCCCTGGATGAGGGCGTGAAACTGGCGTTAAAGGCGGTAAACACAGCGATGAGGCGGGATGTATTCACAGGTGATGGAGTAACCCTTGTAACTGTAACCTCGGAGGGATATACCGAGCTGAGTGGAGAGGAGATAGCTGCTCTTTTGAAGTGA
- a CDS encoding DUF4389 domain-containing protein has product MGERIEALLRIPLGILYAIILYALNLVVGMVVFVQFFYTLILGRRHRGMARFANQYTSFMYHVNRYSSFATNEKPLFGGPGWEEIFPCDFDRDDRRRKYQEIKDSFDDAF; this is encoded by the coding sequence ATGGGAGAACGAATTGAGGCACTTTTAAGAATACCCCTTGGGATTCTGTACGCGATAATTCTGTACGCCTTGAACCTCGTCGTTGGTATGGTGGTCTTCGTTCAGTTCTTCTACACGCTGATACTGGGGAGGCGGCATAGGGGCATGGCAAGGTTTGCCAATCAGTACACCTCCTTCATGTACCACGTTAACCGCTACTCCAGCTTTGCCACGAACGAGAAGCCGCTTTTCGGGGGACCTGGCTGGGAGGAGATCTTTCCGTGTGACTTCGATAGGGATGATAGGAGGAGAAAATACCAGGAGATTAAGGACTCATTTGACGACGCTTTCTGA